In a genomic window of Glaciimonas sp. PCH181:
- a CDS encoding transglycosylase SLT domain-containing protein, with translation MQFTLKTYALAAIAFFGAPLLAQANDISIYTPNFSLIDPSNPNPAVIGMSQFDVWTRIRRGFSIPDLDNAQVVSQTEFYSSRPDYFERTTLRASPYLFHVVQELEKRGMPTELALLPFIESSFNPQAFSSAKAVGLWQFMPATGRDFNLKQNMFKDERRDVLASTDAALTYLQTLYAMFGDWQLALAAYNWGQGSVQKAIDRNQAAGLPTDFASLAPLMPAETRNYVPKLQAVKNIIAAPEAYNIALPKIDNEPYFVTIGKTRDIDVKVAAQLAELSLDDFRALNPQFNRPVIIGSSDTKILLPQTNAEKFKKNIIKWTQSLSSWTSHTVGSARERIEAIAIKFDTTPAILREVNHIPPRMLLKAGSTILVPKTESENSDITAEVANNATMAVAPDVPETRRIFVKVGKRDTLASIAGRYNVSVSQVKSWNSLHRDGVSRGQSLQLQVPNRMASSGDGSIRRASATTQYHKAVIVNKRGERKERIVKVAQTASKTHEKKAVIVAASKKSKPQSTKTEILASARSSRKQ, from the coding sequence ATGCAATTTACACTCAAGACATACGCGCTTGCCGCCATCGCATTTTTCGGCGCACCGCTATTGGCCCAAGCCAATGATATTTCTATCTACACCCCCAATTTTAGTTTGATTGATCCATCCAACCCCAATCCTGCAGTGATTGGGATGTCGCAGTTCGATGTCTGGACCCGGATACGCAGAGGATTTAGTATTCCAGACCTCGACAATGCCCAAGTCGTCTCGCAAACCGAGTTCTATAGCTCCCGCCCCGATTATTTTGAACGCACCACGCTGCGTGCCTCGCCTTATTTGTTTCACGTCGTACAAGAGTTGGAAAAACGGGGCATGCCGACCGAACTCGCGCTGCTGCCATTTATTGAGTCATCGTTTAATCCCCAAGCCTTCTCTAGCGCCAAAGCCGTAGGTTTATGGCAATTTATGCCAGCGACGGGACGCGATTTCAACCTCAAGCAAAACATGTTCAAAGACGAGCGCCGTGACGTGCTTGCCTCCACCGACGCTGCATTAACCTATTTACAAACTTTGTACGCCATGTTTGGCGACTGGCAACTGGCGCTGGCAGCCTATAACTGGGGCCAAGGCTCGGTCCAAAAGGCTATCGACAGAAATCAAGCCGCCGGTTTGCCTACCGACTTTGCTAGTCTGGCACCGCTGATGCCTGCTGAAACTCGCAATTATGTGCCTAAATTGCAAGCGGTAAAAAACATCATCGCAGCGCCTGAGGCGTATAATATTGCCCTGCCAAAAATCGACAATGAACCATATTTTGTCACCATCGGCAAAACCCGCGACATTGACGTGAAAGTTGCCGCGCAACTGGCGGAACTGTCACTGGATGACTTCAGAGCACTCAATCCCCAATTTAATCGTCCTGTCATTATCGGCAGTTCGGATACTAAAATTTTGCTGCCGCAAACGAATGCAGAAAAATTTAAGAAAAACATCATTAAATGGACGCAGTCTTTGTCATCGTGGACGTCGCACACCGTTGGCAGTGCACGCGAACGGATTGAGGCAATTGCGATCAAATTCGACACGACGCCCGCCATTCTCCGCGAAGTAAATCATATTCCGCCACGGATGTTGCTCAAAGCTGGCTCGACTATTCTGGTGCCAAAAACCGAGAGCGAAAATAGCGACATCACCGCTGAAGTCGCCAATAACGCCACTATGGCAGTCGCGCCAGACGTCCCTGAGACGCGGCGGATCTTTGTCAAAGTAGGAAAGCGCGATACGCTGGCATCCATCGCCGGTCGCTATAACGTCAGCGTCAGCCAAGTCAAATCCTGGAACAGCTTGCATCGCGACGGTGTCAGCCGTGGTCAAAGTTTGCAATTACAAGTACCGAACCGCATGGCCTCCTCCGGCGATGGCAGCATCAGACGCGCTTCTGCCACCACGCAATACCACAAGGCGGTGATAGTCAACAAGCGTGGCGAACGTAAGGAGCGCATCGTAAAAGTCGCACAAACCGCCAGCAAGACACATGAGAAAAAAGCAGTTATCGTTGCTGCAAGCAAGAAAAGCAAACCCCAAAGCACAAAGACAGAAATTCTGGCGTCAGCCCGAAGTTCTCGAAAACAATAA
- the fabI gene encoding enoyl-ACP reductase FabI yields the protein MAFLQGKKILITGVLSNRSIAYGIAQACKREGAELAFTYVGERFLDRITKFAAEFDSTLIFNCDVGDDAQINALFADLGKSWDQLDGLVHAIGFAPAEAIAGDFLDGLSREGFKIAHDISAYSFPAMAKAALPMLRPNSALLTLTYLGSDRVVPNYNTMGLAKASLEASVRYLAESLGPKGVRVNGISAGPIKTLAASGIKGFGKILGFVADHAPLRRNVTLEDVGNASAFLLSDLASGITGEITYVDGGFSKVVGGISE from the coding sequence ATGGCATTTCTGCAAGGAAAAAAAATCCTCATCACGGGCGTATTATCGAATCGCTCAATCGCCTATGGGATCGCCCAGGCTTGCAAGCGCGAAGGTGCAGAACTCGCATTTACCTATGTCGGCGAACGTTTTTTAGACCGCATCACTAAATTTGCCGCTGAATTCGACAGCACATTGATTTTCAATTGCGATGTTGGCGATGATGCCCAAATCAATGCATTGTTTGCTGACCTTGGAAAATCGTGGGATCAATTGGATGGCCTAGTACACGCAATCGGCTTCGCTCCGGCAGAAGCGATTGCTGGTGACTTTTTGGATGGCTTATCACGCGAAGGCTTCAAGATCGCGCATGACATCTCGGCGTATAGCTTTCCGGCGATGGCAAAAGCAGCGTTGCCGATGCTGCGCCCAAATTCAGCATTACTAACCCTGACTTATCTGGGTTCAGACCGCGTAGTACCTAACTACAACACAATGGGTCTGGCGAAAGCTTCGCTCGAAGCCAGCGTGCGTTACCTCGCTGAATCGCTCGGCCCAAAGGGTGTACGCGTCAATGGTATCTCTGCCGGTCCAATCAAGACATTGGCGGCCAGCGGCATTAAAGGCTTCGGCAAAATCCTCGGCTTTGTGGCAGACCATGCTCCTTTGCGTCGCAACGTCACGCTAGAAGATGTCGGCAATGCATCAGCCTTCCTGTTGTCCGATCTAGCTAGCGGCATTACCGGCGAAATCACCTACGTAGATGGCGGTTTCTCCAAGGTTGTCGGCGGCATCTCGGAATAA
- a CDS encoding DEAD/DEAH box helicase — protein sequence MTFESLGLHASVIQALTEAGYTKPTSVQEQAVPAAIEGRDLMVSSQTGSGKTAAFMLPALHKFASEPVVDQTGKTPNQEMQASRSRGDRPRFKAAQPKMLVLTPTRELALQVTSATDKYGSHMKRIKAISILGGMPYPKQMQLLAKNPEILVATPGRLIDHMESGKIDFSQLQILVLDEADRMLDMGFIDDIEKIVAATPESRQTMLFSATLDGVVGNMAKRITKNPMIIQIAGSATKHENIQQKVHFVDDLSHKNRLLDHLLRDETMDQAVVFTATKRDADNIADRLNIAGFAAAALHGDMHQGARNRTLDSLRRGQVRVLVATDVAARGIDVPAITHVFNYDLPKFPEDYVHRIGRTGRAGRNGVAVSLVNHAESMNVKRIERFTKQLIPVDVVVGFEPKKTASAPRSNHKPGGWKPGDNRGAPSKPSGGRTFSKPGAPRRDGAGAGAGAGGGYKGNRTNDSSTRRSFGDR from the coding sequence ATGACATTTGAATCCCTAGGCCTGCACGCGTCCGTTATCCAGGCATTGACTGAAGCCGGCTACACAAAACCAACTAGCGTTCAGGAACAAGCTGTTCCAGCCGCCATCGAAGGCCGCGACCTAATGGTATCGTCGCAAACCGGTTCCGGCAAAACTGCAGCATTCATGCTGCCAGCACTGCATAAATTCGCCTCTGAGCCAGTAGTTGACCAGACCGGCAAAACACCAAATCAAGAAATGCAGGCATCGCGTTCACGCGGTGACCGTCCACGTTTTAAAGCCGCTCAGCCAAAAATGCTGGTGTTGACTCCAACACGTGAATTGGCATTGCAAGTAACAAGCGCGACTGACAAGTACGGTTCGCACATGAAGCGTATCAAAGCAATTTCGATCCTTGGCGGCATGCCTTATCCAAAGCAAATGCAATTGCTTGCCAAGAACCCAGAAATCCTGGTTGCTACACCTGGTCGTCTGATCGATCACATGGAATCGGGCAAAATCGATTTCTCGCAACTGCAAATTCTGGTACTAGACGAAGCCGATCGTATGCTGGACATGGGTTTCATCGACGATATCGAAAAAATCGTTGCTGCCACACCTGAGTCGCGTCAAACAATGCTGTTCTCCGCTACGCTGGATGGCGTTGTCGGTAACATGGCAAAGCGCATCACCAAAAACCCAATGATCATTCAGATCGCTGGTTCGGCAACAAAACATGAAAACATTCAACAAAAGGTTCATTTTGTCGACGATCTGTCGCACAAGAATCGTTTGCTGGATCATTTGTTGCGCGACGAAACCATGGACCAAGCTGTCGTATTTACAGCAACCAAGCGTGATGCAGACAATATCGCTGACCGCCTGAACATCGCTGGCTTCGCTGCTGCTGCACTGCATGGTGACATGCATCAAGGCGCGCGTAACCGCACTCTGGACAGCCTGCGTCGCGGTCAAGTTCGTGTATTGGTAGCAACTGACGTCGCCGCTCGCGGTATCGACGTCCCAGCCATCACCCACGTATTCAACTACGATCTGCCGAAGTTCCCAGAAGACTACGTCCACCGCATCGGCCGTACCGGTCGCGCTGGCCGTAACGGCGTTGCCGTGTCACTGGTAAACCACGCTGAAAGCATGAACGTCAAACGCATCGAACGCTTCACCAAGCAATTGATTCCAGTCGATGTCGTTGTTGGTTTCGAACCAAAGAAAACAGCATCAGCACCACGCTCGAACCACAAACCAGGTGGCTGGAAACCAGGCGATAACCGCGGTGCACCAAGCAAGCCAAGCGGTGGCCGTACATTTAGCAAACCAGGTGCTCCACGCCGTGACGGTGCTGGCGCAGGCGCTGGTGCAGGCGGCGGCTACAAAGGCAACCGCACAAACGACAGCAGCACACGTCGCTCGTTTGGCGATCGTTAA
- a CDS encoding betaine/proline/choline family ABC transporter ATP-binding protein (Members of the family are the ATP-binding subunit of ABC transporters for substrates such as betaine, L-proline or other amino acids, choline, carnitine, etc. The substrate specificity is best determined from the substrate-binding subunit, rather than this subunit, as it interacts with the permease subunit and not with substrate directly.) yields the protein MIVLDKLSKVFTQKDGVKVKAVDEVSLTVAEGEICVFLGPSGCGKSTTLKMINRLIVPTSGRVLLNGEDTTGIDEVTLRRHIGYVIQQVGLFPNMTIEENITVVPRLLGWDKKRCRERAVELMAMVALDPKLYLKRYPRELSGGQQQRIGVIRALAADPPVLLMDEPFGAVDPINRESIQNEFFLMQRQLNKTVIMVSHDIDEAIKLGDKIAIFRAGKLVQIDHPDTLLARPKDEFVGSFVGQDATLKRLLLVRAGDAATTSATVRDDSALVDAYGLMDENDYRYVTVTDGDNHAMGFVSRRDARGAVGACSEKVKPFPVSATPDENLRVVLSKMYKHSTSWMPVIDHDSSYLGEVTQDSIADYLSSGRTRR from the coding sequence ATGATAGTTCTCGATAAATTAAGCAAAGTTTTTACTCAAAAAGATGGCGTTAAAGTGAAGGCCGTTGATGAGGTAAGTCTGACTGTCGCTGAGGGGGAAATCTGCGTATTTTTGGGACCCTCGGGTTGCGGTAAGAGCACTACCCTAAAGATGATCAATCGGTTGATCGTACCGACTTCGGGGCGGGTGTTGCTAAACGGCGAGGATACGACCGGGATTGATGAGGTTACGCTGCGGCGGCATATTGGTTATGTGATTCAGCAAGTTGGTCTGTTTCCTAACATGACTATCGAAGAAAATATCACCGTTGTACCACGCTTGCTGGGATGGGATAAAAAGCGCTGTCGTGAACGGGCGGTTGAATTGATGGCGATGGTGGCGTTGGATCCTAAGTTGTATTTGAAGCGTTATCCGCGTGAATTGTCTGGTGGGCAGCAGCAGCGTATCGGGGTGATTCGGGCGTTGGCCGCTGATCCGCCGGTGTTGTTGATGGATGAGCCGTTTGGTGCGGTTGATCCGATCAATCGCGAGTCTATTCAGAATGAGTTTTTTTTAATGCAGCGGCAGCTTAATAAAACGGTGATTATGGTTAGTCATGATATTGACGAGGCCATTAAGCTGGGCGACAAGATTGCTATTTTCCGGGCTGGTAAGTTGGTGCAGATTGATCATCCGGATACACTTTTGGCGCGTCCTAAGGATGAGTTTGTTGGTTCTTTTGTGGGCCAGGATGCTACTTTGAAGCGGTTGCTTTTGGTGCGGGCGGGGGATGCGGCTACTACTTCTGCCACGGTACGGGATGACTCTGCTTTGGTGGATGCTTATGGGTTGATGGACGAGAATGATTATCGCTATGTTACTGTTACTGATGGTGATAATCACGCTATGGGGTTTGTTTCGCGGCGCGATGCTCGGGGGGCGGTGGGAGCTTGTTCTGAGAAGGTGAAGCCGTTTCCTGTTAGTGCTACGCCGGATGAGAATTTACGGGTTGTGCTTTCTAAGATGTATAAACATAGTACTAGTTGGATGCCTGTTATTGATCATGATAGTAGTTATTTGGGTGAGGTTACGCAGGATTCTATTGCGGATTATTTGAGTTCTGGGCGGACTCGGCGGTAG
- a CDS encoding ABC transporter permease, whose amino-acid sequence MTLFNYLSGAWPEILHLTMQHLMLVSIAVGLAILVGVPLGVVMIRHPGLASLMLGLATVVLTLPSIALFGLMIPLFSRFGQGLGPLPAITAVFLYSLLPIMRNTYLALDGIEDGVKEAGIGIGMTFWQRLRLVDLPLAVPVILGGVRSAVVMNIGVMAVAAVIGAGGLGVLILHAISQSNMQKLVVGAVLISVLAIVADALLQWLQRVLTPKGMQKL is encoded by the coding sequence ATGACACTTTTTAATTATCTTTCTGGCGCATGGCCTGAGATATTACATCTCACCATGCAGCATTTAATGTTGGTGAGTATCGCCGTCGGTCTGGCGATTTTGGTTGGTGTGCCGCTCGGCGTTGTGATGATTCGTCATCCCGGTTTGGCTAGCCTGATGCTGGGTTTGGCGACTGTCGTTTTGACATTGCCGTCGATTGCCTTGTTCGGCTTAATGATTCCGCTGTTCTCGCGTTTCGGTCAGGGACTCGGTCCGTTACCGGCTATTACGGCGGTATTTTTATATTCTTTGTTGCCGATCATGCGGAATACTTATTTGGCGCTGGATGGAATCGAAGATGGCGTAAAGGAAGCCGGTATCGGTATCGGGATGACGTTTTGGCAGCGCTTGCGCCTGGTGGATTTACCGTTGGCAGTCCCTGTGATTTTAGGCGGCGTGCGCTCAGCCGTGGTGATGAATATTGGCGTGATGGCGGTGGCGGCAGTGATTGGCGCAGGCGGTTTGGGCGTATTGATCTTGCATGCGATTAGCCAGAGCAATATGCAGAAACTTGTCGTTGGCGCTGTATTGATTAGTGTTCTGGCGATTGTCGCCGATGCGCTGCTACAGTGGTTGCAACGCGTATTAACACCGAAAGGAATGCAAAAATTATGA
- a CDS encoding glycine betaine ABC transporter substrate-binding protein, whose product MKNSIKKLRVKPLLAIALSVLTILGLVASTSAAAATLTVGGKNFTEQLILSTMTQQYLQAKGYDVELKNGLGSTIMRQAIESGQLDIMWEYTGGSLIVVHKVFDKLDSEQSYERIKKLDAEMHLVWLEPSRLNNTYALAVPAKRAEEYGLKTIEDLANKIAADNAQNPDKKHLFGVDFEFASRPDGLGPMSALYGLNFDRSEVKQMDPGLVYTALRNDQLFVGLTYSSDGRIEGFNLKLLEDNKHFFPFYTAAPVVREEVLAANPKLAEQLNALSSKIDTQKMAEMNKKVDIDQQPIKKVAEDFLRAEGLL is encoded by the coding sequence ATGAAAAATAGTATAAAAAAATTGCGCGTAAAGCCGTTATTGGCGATTGCATTAAGCGTATTAACGATATTGGGGTTGGTGGCTTCCACTTCTGCCGCTGCGGCAACGTTGACGGTCGGCGGTAAAAATTTTACTGAACAACTGATTCTGTCCACGATGACGCAGCAATATTTGCAGGCCAAAGGCTACGACGTTGAACTGAAAAATGGTTTGGGCTCCACCATCATGCGTCAGGCAATTGAAAGCGGGCAGCTCGATATTATGTGGGAATACACCGGCGGATCGTTGATCGTCGTTCATAAAGTCTTTGATAAGCTCGATTCAGAGCAATCCTATGAACGCATAAAAAAACTTGATGCCGAGATGCATTTGGTCTGGCTTGAGCCTTCACGATTAAATAACACCTATGCATTAGCGGTACCAGCCAAGCGGGCTGAAGAATATGGCCTGAAAACGATAGAAGATCTGGCTAACAAAATTGCCGCAGATAACGCGCAGAATCCGGACAAAAAACATTTGTTTGGCGTCGATTTTGAATTCGCGTCGCGCCCGGATGGTTTGGGGCCGATGTCAGCGTTGTATGGTTTGAACTTTGACCGCAGCGAGGTCAAGCAAATGGACCCCGGTCTGGTCTACACGGCATTGCGAAACGATCAATTATTTGTCGGTTTGACTTATTCGTCCGATGGACGGATCGAAGGATTTAACTTGAAACTGCTGGAAGACAACAAGCATTTCTTTCCTTTCTATACTGCCGCACCGGTTGTGCGCGAAGAGGTTCTTGCTGCCAATCCCAAACTGGCTGAACAGTTGAATGCGCTTTCTTCCAAAATCGACACCCAGAAAATGGCCGAGATGAATAAGAAAGTCGATATCGATCAACAGCCGATAAAGAAAGTCGCTGAAGATTTCCTGCGTGCCGAAGGTTTGCTGTGA
- a CDS encoding ABC transporter permease: MTSRYRNAIVGTAITLLVVASIGWTVGADAIQRYQGDLIYYTMRHMQLVGWSMLLALATGLPAGILLSRPLFARHAEKFMQIFNIGNTIPSIAVLALALAFFGIGDKPSIIALWLASLLPIVRNTYEGLKQVPPALSDAAKGIGMKPYQILFRVELPNAIPIIVGGIRTALAINVGTAPLSILIGGESLGSIIFPGIYLNNQDQLLLGATATALLALMLDAIVSIGSNAYLTKRGLLR; this comes from the coding sequence ATGACGAGTCGTTATCGTAATGCCATCGTCGGCACAGCCATCACGCTATTGGTTGTGGCGAGTATCGGCTGGACGGTCGGCGCCGACGCTATTCAGCGGTATCAAGGCGATCTGATTTATTACACTATGCGTCACATGCAGTTGGTTGGCTGGTCAATGTTATTGGCTTTGGCGACCGGTCTGCCCGCAGGTATTTTGCTGAGCCGTCCGCTATTCGCGCGCCACGCAGAAAAATTCATGCAAATCTTTAATATCGGGAACACCATTCCGTCGATTGCCGTATTGGCCCTCGCGTTGGCGTTTTTCGGTATCGGCGATAAACCGTCGATCATTGCTTTATGGCTTGCCTCATTGCTGCCGATAGTGCGCAATACTTACGAGGGGCTGAAGCAAGTACCGCCCGCGCTGAGCGATGCTGCAAAAGGCATCGGCATGAAACCTTATCAAATCTTATTCCGTGTTGAGTTACCGAACGCCATCCCGATTATTGTCGGTGGTATTCGCACTGCATTGGCGATTAACGTCGGGACCGCCCCCCTATCGATTTTGATTGGCGGCGAAAGTCTCGGCAGCATTATTTTCCCCGGCATTTATCTGAATAATCAGGACCAATTGCTACTCGGCGCTACCGCAACGGCATTGCTGGCATTGATGTTGGACGCCATTGTGTCTATCGGCAGTAATGCGTATCTCACCAAACGCGGTTTATTACGCTAA
- the eda gene encoding bifunctional 4-hydroxy-2-oxoglutarate aldolase/2-dehydro-3-deoxy-phosphogluconate aldolase, which produces MTTTKYLYDNEVLDIMRTSAVIPVIAIDDIAHAVPLARALVAGGIRVLEVTLRTVHGLAAIRAMAEVPGAIVGVGTLTQPEEFAAARDAGAVFGVSPGLTPALIAAAKSSGLPLLPGVMTPSEVMAAREAGFRQLKLFPAVPAGGVGMLNAIAGPLSDVIFCPTGGISQQTAPQFLACKNVACVGGSWLTPKDALESGDWARITALALAASQLRAS; this is translated from the coding sequence ATGACAACGACTAAATATTTGTACGACAACGAAGTACTGGACATCATGCGCACCTCCGCCGTTATTCCGGTGATCGCGATTGATGATATTGCACACGCCGTTCCGTTGGCGCGGGCATTGGTGGCAGGCGGTATCCGCGTGCTGGAAGTGACGTTGCGGACAGTTCATGGTTTGGCAGCAATTCGCGCCATGGCAGAAGTGCCGGGAGCAATTGTCGGCGTCGGTACGTTAACTCAGCCGGAAGAATTTGCTGCTGCACGCGATGCTGGCGCTGTCTTTGGTGTGTCGCCTGGCTTGACCCCTGCATTGATCGCCGCCGCAAAATCGAGCGGTTTGCCTTTGTTGCCTGGCGTTATGACGCCGTCAGAAGTGATGGCAGCGCGTGAAGCCGGTTTCCGTCAACTCAAGTTGTTTCCAGCGGTGCCAGCAGGTGGCGTCGGCATGTTGAATGCGATTGCAGGGCCACTGAGCGATGTGATTTTCTGTCCTACTGGCGGAATATCGCAGCAGACTGCACCGCAATTCCTCGCATGCAAAAACGTCGCATGTGTTGGCGGATCATGGTTGACGCCTAAAGATGCGCTGGAGTCGGGCGATTGGGCACGGATCACTGCATTAGCATTGGCGGCTAGCCAGTTACGCGCTTCGTAA